One Perca flavescens isolate YP-PL-M2 chromosome 5, PFLA_1.0, whole genome shotgun sequence genomic window, ttttttttatttgaatactTTGGAGGATAAAATCATCTCTACTCTTGCACTTAACCTGAGAACACCTCGGAACCAGCTCCCAGCATTCTCCTTGCTTAGCCTACACTAGGATCTCCCTGCAATAATTGATGCACCCTCTCCATGGTTACCATGCGGGTGTTTTAAAGGCCAGACCAGTATCAGGTTCTATGTGTTGGAGGAGACACGCTGTGGGCACCACCACCCGATCATACACACTCCACCCGGGTTCACATGTGCAGAGTTGCGGGCGCTCATCCAGAAAACTAATTACCGCAAATATCACAACTGTGATGACAAATATGAGCACTTATACTCTGCAATAGATAGTCTCCAGCTATAGCTCCACGTAAAACAAGATAGCCTACTTTTCCTGCATGCGCATATTATGCAGATCTTCATTTAATAATCGGAGAGAACTCACCTGGCCACAACTTCATTGTCAACTTTTACAATACAGTATGGATCACTGGTTCCGGAGCTTAAGaatgataagaaaaaaaagataggaCAGTATGAGAGATATAAGCACGGTCAATTTGCCTGGTGGTAAGCTTAATTTAATTTACAGTTGTCTTTAAATTCGAGTAGACAGACCATCTCCTCTAATTCCTTCAATTAGGCTCATTTACAGGAGACAATTTACCAGAAATTGGCGTTTCAAATGTCAGGCTAAACTTTTCTCTTTTCCAATTACCTGATAAGTAGCTATTAAATAATTCCGATGCTGTATGCTATATATTCCAAGAGATAACACTTGCGCACAGAAGCACATGCCATTCAGAAATTACTTACACGTCTTTGGCCGGGAGGTTCCTGCCCTCGACAATTCTAAAataaagagatgtgtttttagccattTTCAGTCGAGTAGGCCTAAGCTATTAATCCAATTTCTCCTATGTTCCCATACACGCTCTTATAAATAGTGCTCCTTCCCTCCGCAAGTGAGTTTTCTTCATTTCATGGCACCTTCGGCGCGTGACGGAGCACAGCCCACCAGTAGCGCGCGACACAGGCGCGCATCATGCAGCCCAGTCAGTCCAGTAGGTTGAACACAATGGGCCACACAGTCTGGGAAACAGTAGCTAGCCTACTGTGTTCTGGCGTTGTCAGTCTTATACCAGGTCTTCTTTTAAACGAGCCAAAATGAATGACCTGTCAGAAATGTCCATTCTGAAATAAACGTGATCGATTAACCTGCAGTCACAACAACACTAGAGATtatttgttttcatatctgACATCGTTCACAATCTGTTTGTTATCGGCGTTATtgccttatttaaaaaaaaaatgtgtttacataCGCTGTCGTGCTAATTTATACTACCCGTAAATGTGTTATCATACCTGAATCAGGTCCTCAGGAGCGTCTCTACTGTGATACAGTGCGCCCCCTGGCGCACACATTGAGCTACTGCACGCGCCATTACAGACAGGCATCTTGACAGCCAGCTTGACCCGGGCCGGGGTCCTCTTTATACCATCCGTGGTGTGAATGGAAGTTAATAAACACATAGCTAAAATAAACTATCCACTTTCTTCCAGACGAGTTGGTTTAGTAACTTTAACCGCGTTACGGTTACACGTACGAACGTCATTCGGTGCAGGGTACTCTCCAATAGATAACCAACGTATCTTGTTTCTGGGAACTTTAAACTATAAAATAGTTTCATTATCCTGGTACTTTCAGCTAGCTTAGCTGAATGTGTTGACCAACGTCCCTTTGCTGTGTTCATATTTCCACTTAAGGAGATGGAGAGTTACCCCGCAGTCACTGACGGCGATTCTACAAAACACCAAGAAAGACATTACTACCTGTTATCTGAACTGCAAACCTTAGTCAAAGATTTACCAAGGTAATGTTACCTTCGGGGGAGACTTCATTCACGGAATCCAGAGTAGTGGTAATCAGTTTGAGCTGTAGGGCGATTTAAAACTGCATCTTTACGTaatgattgttgttgtttttttctctatgGTTAGCTCCTTCCAGCAGCGCCTGTCCTACAGCACGCTGGGTGACCTGGCTCTAGCACTCATAGATGGGACGGTCTATGAGATTGTGCAGGGGCTTCTGGATATTCAGCATCTCACAGAGAAAAATCTGTACAACCAGAGGCAAAAGCTGCACTGTGAACACCAAGGTTGGTGCTCTGCTCTGTTTCTTGGAAAACATGCAATAACTAATAGGGCCTGTTCCAAGTAGCTAGCCCATGGCTGTTACCTGAATAATTGCTGATTAAAACCAGAAATCCCCTCAAATCAAGAACTATAGCAAGTACCAAACCTGCTTCTTGGAATAGACCCTCAGTGTAAGGGTGCAAATGTCCGTGTGATGCTTGACtgatttattcttttttgtgtgtagcACTCAAACAAGATCTTGTACGAAAACACAAAGATGCCTTGCAGTCATGCAAGTCTCACAACCTCGCGCTTCTCAAATCTAACCAACAAGCGGAGCAAGAGGTAAGGCCCATTACATCTGATAACTAAAAGGGCTGATGGTTATTGCTGTATTCATTTTTTCGGTTAACTTATGGTTGTGTGTTATGCTGTTAGGCTCTGGAAATTCGTGTGCGAGAGGAACAAAGAATGATGGATAA contains:
- the dgcr6 gene encoding protein DGCR6 yields the protein MESYPAVTDGDSTKHQERHYYLLSELQTLVKDLPSSFQQRLSYSTLGDLALALIDGTVYEIVQGLLDIQHLTEKNLYNQRQKLHCEHQALKQDLVRKHKDALQSCKSHNLALLKSNQQAEQEALEIRVREEQRMMDKKIVAEMDQKVIDQQNTLEKAGVPGFYITTNPQELTMQMNLLELILKLQQKESQSGII